The region agtacatgattagccataagtgctacagtaacccatatgttctaatgacggattaattaggctcaaaagattcttctagtggtttccatgccagccgtgaaattcgtttttttcattcttgtccgaaaatctcttccgacattcggtcaaacaccTGATGTGACACacaaaaatttacatttcactaactaaacacccccttaagaGTGGTAGTCATATCATTGAatggaaaaattataaaccagTAATGGTAGCTTCTTGTGTGAAATTAATTGTTCACAGTATTAGTAAGAGTGTAACACACCTCATGGACATAAAAGCCATGCCAACAAATACAGCCTTCACAGCATCCTTGCGTCCTGCGTATTCAAATGCTAATGGTAGCATTTCATATAACGTTAGAAAAGCCATGACCCCTCCCACTGCACAAAGAAAAATGTATGAAACTATTAAACACTGAAGTCGagttagtttttaaaataaatttctgtgAATCTGGTTACCTAATCCAAGTAGGCCTTCCAATATTTCAGGATTCAAGTTGCTTGGAAATAGATATGCTGCAAGAAACATAGATTTCGTATGcattatttgaataaatagaACGTATGCATTAATTGTTGGATGTACAGTTTCTGtttgtaagaatggtaaaCTAGAGGAAATATTTCATTTGCTTTCCATCATACTTAAAATGgtaaaatgcatatatattattcatcaTTCACTACTGCACATGTTTTTTTGTCGTGGTATTTCTTACTGGTACCTAATGTGCCATATTCTAGTGTTAGCCTTTGAGTTTCTGGATCAGATAGTAACCAGTGGTCAATGCCTCATGGGAACCTCAGTTCTGTTTGTGTATCTTGTTTTACTTGATGTTTAAGTTACCTGAAAGTTGCTAACAAATAGTAAAATCTGCATACTCGtatgtattatattatatgccatttatgtttgatcttatttattttagcatTATCTATATTGGAATGGAATAGCCAAATTTTCAGTTACACTAGTTTTTATAGTACtttatattgtatttatattggaATTGAAAGATATATTATGTTATGAGTaggtaaaattttgtttcaattatataaaatcattttctttttgctgtGGTGGTAATTGATAACACTAAAGCTTTGAATAAATCATGTATAGTTGTGCAATAATTTAAATCAGTCAACCTACCCACGATAATCACACCTAGTGGTTCTGCAAAACCAGATAGCGTTGCTAGTTTGAAGGCTTGCCATTTGCTGCATATATCAGACATGACAAACATAGTTTTACTATAACTGTagaactaaatttttattggaacacttcttatatatattttaactcGTTACCTGCAAGTGGCAAAATACGCAGGGAGAGCTACCGAAATACCCTGCACATGAACAAGATGTCGATAACTATTAGTTAGAGTATTCAGGTCTTAACAGTGGTGagaacaaatataattaattacgcTCCATTTGTAGTTAGCTCTACAAATTCAGTATTGCGTATCTTTAATGCAAAAGTACAGTGGCCAtcgggggaaaaaaaagaggggatGGGCGGATGGTTGAGAAGGCACCGCCCAATTTCAACTCCTATTCTCAAGTCCCAGACTCCCATTCCAGTTCCACCCAACGGTGCTACAGAGTCGATTACCTCTGGGATGTAGTGTAGAGCTATAGCAAGAGCCAAGTTAAGGCCCACACGGAAGCCCTGAAATGCAGataagattaattaattaatggtgtCATAAGCTTTTACTATTCAACTTCTGGTTacatattcaaatatatgttgatGATGTTATACACGAAATAAACATGTCACGCACTATCCTTTTTTTGAAATAGTACGTAGAGACTATAAATACTTGTCAATAAAATAGAATGGGCTGTATCGGTATGGAAAAATAACTGTATGGATAACAATCCGAAAATACATGTCAATAAAGTACTTGTCAATATGGATAACAATATGAGAAGGTTCATGGAAAATAATGTCTACTACAATACATATAATTGTAAAAGTACAAACGTGAGTTCTTTTGGTACAttattttgattattgatttttttttcagcttaaCACAAAGATGAATATATACAgcttatttgtttaactgtgtcgtatttaattatatatagtgctataatatgtttttccaTGCCTCAAAAACCTTTGACCATCATTGAGAATCTTGGTTGGGTACAGTGACAACACAAAGAGGTTattctaaatatgtaaaacggtaaaaaaaaaatacctttgTGGTTCCAAGAAATGCAGCAGTACCCACAGGGAAGTTTTGCAAACTCACACCAGCAACTGTTAATATGAACATTTTGTTCGTAAGTGCAACCATTAAAACTAGATAGACATGCAGGAATAGAGCATACAGTTACTTGTATATGCAGatattttacttatatatcAATTCTTGCGCTATGTAAAACTGTGTGTACTTGAATTAAGCTATTGAAATAGTAATCCATTTTTCTACTGAACAAGTTGTGATATTATTTCCTGTATTAATGGCTAAACTACATACTAATCTTCAATTGCTTCTAGATGTTCAACCTGagctgtgtatatatatatatatatatatatatatatatatatatatatatatatatatatatatatacgtactctgtgttttttattcaacaaactatagatatttttatgcCGAATATTAGAACTCATACGCTTATATAATTTGGAGTCAAAATGTTTGAGTCCAGACCTAAAATGTTAGTATGAAATCCAGAAATATGGCATCTCTTTTGTGTTGTTAAAAAACTGGAAAATGCtacgatatatttgtttttattaagtATATCTTAATTTAGggtcaattttataattttattgaacCAATAGATTTATCATAACATTTTCAATAAGTACATCTTACTTCTAATAATAAGTATGTACATACTACTACTAATAATAAGTAAGTACATATTTACGAAGTACATCTAAATTTTGGTTCAATAAGTATagatcttaattaatttggttcaATAAGTATACATCTCAATTGGGTTCAATATTGTATTTACTTTCATGCTATAAATTGCTGTTACTCACAACAAGTTtggatgtatataaatatgtcagTGTCAATACAATCAATTAATTGTTGGGTAAGAAGGCATCAACATAAATGTACAAATAGTTTATTATAGCATATTCTTTATCAAGCTATTAAGATACATGAGGTACATTTTGAACTTACCGATTGCTGTGACAATGACACTAAAGATTACTCTTCGGCGGTGTCTCGTCATGAGTTCCTTCCCTGTTATTTTATTACCAGTCTTATTTTCctgctaaaaaaaaagaattgtgAATCCTATGTTAGTTTTCTGAACCAGGGCTAACTGAAAATGGCAACCATAGTAAGTTGAGAAGTTGTACATGTTTGTCATTTTCATCTGCTAAATTGCAATCTGGTTCAGGGAAAACCTCAGCAATAGTGGAAAACAAGAGTGCCCCAGCAAAAAACTGCAATGCATAAGTTAATAAGAAAAGAACAAGTTACAGTTCCTTCACTAAAATTCTTGTTTACTCTTACCCAAAGGTTTCCTTTTAGAAAACCAATTGCGTTGACAGCATCATAAGCCAAGTCAAAGAAAGACATGCTCAGCATGAGCCCAGTAGCAAAACcctaaagaaaaacagaagttGGGAAAACGGTATGTAAAAATGTTAGATTTGTGCAAAGATGAGAGTGCAAAAATGAACAAATGCTGTTTCATGAACTTGACCCTATGGGCAGTCTGGCAGTGTCGATTACATTATCTGTACTCTACCTGTAACATCCCGAGTGTTTTGTTGTTTGGGGCACAATTTAGGATAGCCAGCAACGCACCTGATGAAGTAGTAGACAGCTATTATTGGAGTAGACAGCTACTATTGAGATACTCATTCAATGTCAGCAAAATTGATCCCAAAAAAGTTCTTGAGAAATTACAGGAAAGCTCCAACTGAGGTACAAAATTGCATGGCTGTGTCATACACCTAAGAAGAAATACCTAGAGAAACTTCGGTATATAGCATTTCAGTTGATTGTTGCATAGAGACTCCCTTTATTTTATGGGATCAGTTATATTACATTTGCTATCAATGTAGAATATTGAGCCTAAGGTAACATGTATCTAACTGATTAGGATTCCCTTTGAACAGAAGAGAATGCCACATGTACCTTGTATTGTTTTATGATATGTCACAAGAAAATTATTGATTGAAGCAAGCATTAAAAGAACCTAATGTGTGGGTACATATATGCAACTAATTGTATCACATCATGGATAAAAGATTCGAGTATATATGAACTCATAGCAGGATGATGGGAAGTGCATACCAAGAGACGTGCTAAGGCCACCGATAAGGGACAGAGCGAGAGCAACAGCAACCTTGGGATCCATGTGTTGATTGATGGATTTATCCCTCCTCGTATATTTGAGCTTCGGGGTCTACAGAAACTACGGGATGAAATGAAGGTATGCTGGTACTAGAAGAAGAGCGGTGGTAATATatttgatggatggatgatcgCGAAAGGTCAATTAATATCTTCTGCTGTGGTTGTGGTGATGGAGACGGATGCATCTTTATATATAGGGGAGACTGGGTGGCTACGACGTTTCCTAGTTATGGAGCTTGTTGATCATGTAATTGATCACTTGATTTAACGTGAAAAGTAGGGAGGGCCGGCGTGATCAAGTCAAGTGGAGCAGAGCAggagatatatataatctgGGTGATGCATTTATGTTACActaaattctttttttctttcgctGGGGCGGCGGGAAGCCGACCAAGATATGATATATTAGGAGAAAAACAGAGTACATGGTACAGAAAAACAGCAGGGGATATTTAGTTGTACCATAACTCAAACATTCAGTTCGGCTAAGTTGAGGGGAACAAGTTTGGAATGACTTGGCacatgcttgcttgcttgctaaCTAACATAATTCGTGGGTATCCTCATGGTTAAGCTATGTTTCACTTGAGGTATTCCTACAGGTAAGGTAATTTCTGCTAGCTTTCTTCAAATGATGGAAAGGTTTGTAGCTAGGACTGGGAGTTTGAGTATTCTCTAGGGCATATTTAATTCCTGAAACTTTGTGAAGTGCTCTGGAGCCATGAAGCAAGGAAAAAGAGAGTTACCTACTAGTAGCTCCCGCAGGTGATATGGCATAAGTACCCAGGTGATTGGCACAATAATCCCATTATTCTTGTAGTATGCTCTGCATAGAGCCTACAAACTTGGCAAAAACAACTTAGGTTTCGattatttcttggtttttaCACATATATTTCCTACTTTTGttaaaagtttctatatgaaagtttatcatagagtatatttttaattttataatagttaattgaTGAACAAAACAGACAACTGGACAATGTACTTCTCATGGCAAGAGAAATCATCAACCTCTGGAGTCATCGAGCGGACAAGTCCACCAAATTGAAGCTGAGACAGTGGTCAAATCAGCATCTCCAGGCTCCTTAAGCGGCTTTACTTTCACCTTTTATGCTTTTTGATGTTATCTTTGATGATCTTATTTGTTCTACTCGCTGTACATTCACTAACCAACCATGTaactttctcttcttcttctttttaacCCTTCCCCTACCCTCTTATACTCTCTAATGTAACCTTAAACCATTTTCAATGCAGTGGCTACAAGGTAGAGTCTACCTtcctattaattttttttattcttcatactagtaaataactttaaaaactcagatattttttatcttttacccATCAAAATAACGCAGCCTATTTAGCTAAGGTAGGTGAAATGCTTGATTAATCTTGTCTGTGTATTGCCCTGTTCCGGAGTTGCTATGCACACGCACTGCATCAGAGTAAATTATTGATTTCATTTGTAACATACCCTACCACATTACGGTGAAACGAAcactattttttcatttttgtttatacatatagctaaaatttgaattttttactttacgtttagagttaattttaggatttttcatcTGCCTTTATTTTTCCAGCCCTGGTCTTAGATATAAAgtacctatataaaaaatttatttagagattattttgtatttaaaaactttacGTTTAGAGACTAAGGATGCATTGGACGAATGTTGAACTGACAAGCCTCCAAGTCCAAGGCAAACTTCAATTCAATTTTGTTCTGTCAGATTGATAATGTGACAGAAATATTCGTCTTTTATGCACAGCCGCTTGCATCATCGTATGATTGAACTAATTAACTCATGTAACAAATTGATGTTTAATCCTGCAGGTATGAATGCCATCCTCGCAAGCATTGCGTAAGTTGATAGAGGTGATATTCTTGAAAAAGGAAAGTGGATAGTCATAGTGGTGATGAAGCTGTCGAGAAAAGCAGGCAGGTACACAAGAGCAACCACAGGTAGCCGGCAAAGCTAAGAAGACGGTGGCTTGGCGTGCTTGTCGTACAAGACCGTGTGCGAACCACTCAACCACTAGGAACGTAAAATCTTGTAagccaaaaaattaaatttttaatcataaatttaaagttgatttgagagggtttttatcatagtttactATGATGATCTATATATCTGTGATAATCTTATGTATGATCGTCGAATCGagcatgcaaatatataatctcATTTTCAGatacttttcctttttcgGTAAAAAAGAATGCTCATCATTCCATTTGATGTTTATCGGGCGTTAatgttaatttcatttatGGTGCATAAGATGCCAGTACAGTGGTtctaataagaaaacaaaattaaaacaagGGAAAAATGGTAAAGATCCAGGTTTAGAAATAGGATCCATGCCActacaaatttgtttgttgtattagaaaaataccattactatTTGTGATATCGGCTATATGCCACTGtaatttcataaaattgtaTCCATGTCATCGCGTCAGTTCATCCATCTTCATATAGACCAAAAAACCCCTAGACGTGCGACCCACATATCAGttccatcttcttcctccatcccctctcccctctttgCTGGTTTCTCGAATCGAACGAACCGGCTAGCGTTTTGGGGGTGCGTgatggccgcggcggaggcagcAGTGGAGGTAGAGTCGGCGGCGAGTGCCCCTACGGTGAGGCATGGCTTCACATAGCTggagcagtagcagcagctgctggtggtggtgtgcACGCGGCTGTAGCAGCTCACGGTGCACTTCGGCTCGCTAGAGCGCTAACTCGCGGCGCGCTCTGAGAAGCTCCGCATGAAGAGCCGCTTCCTCGACGTGCGCACCTCCCGCAGACTCGAGGCGCTATGCCGCTGGGAGGGCTCCGTCGATCGCTCCGTCTCGATCGAGCTCTagcacggcgaggacgaccaGCTCCAACTCGGTGGAGTTTTTCACCTTCGTGGTGGCAAGTGCAAGGAGGTAGACATGCTCCTCATTGAGCTGCTCGATGCGTTCAAGTGCTGCATCAATCGACAAGGCAATGATCGACGTCCACCGGCCGTTTGCCATGGATGCGGCTGCggataaacaaatatatggcGATTGAGGCTGCCAGAGAAGAAGTagatgagaagaaaagagagaacgCAAAAGGAGAGTAGGATGAAAAAACTGACGACGATGGCATAGattcaattttataaaattgaagTGACACATAGCCGATATTATGAatagtaatggtatttttctaatacCATAAATTTGTAGTGGCATGGGTCAAATTAACCCTtagaaatataccatttaaggTGGTTGGTATACAGCTATTTACCATTCCATTGCCTCGTGATAGTGTTTTTTTCATGGTGCTTAGATTTCAATTAGTCCGCGTCGAACGTGAGTGGCCGCAGCAACGGTACTCCAGAACAAGGCAGCAGCAATTCTTGGCTGCAAGCAATTGAAAATTTCCAATTTGCAGTGCCGCCCAGCGGGGCTTCGGGTGCAAGCAGATCAAAGGGAATGAGAGGAGACAAGTCAGATGACCAGCAGAGAGATTAAGTCAatgaactatatataaatacagaACAATCACCTCAATTAGAATTAGATTATGAACAGCAGAAGAGAGCCCTTCAAAACACCACTTGCAGATAACAGAAGCCAAAAGGTGGGTATGTTCTCCCAGAAGAAGCCATGTAGACAAATAAATCTCGAGAGATGAGAATGATAGTTGATGTGATCAAAATCTAATGGCAAAAGCAAATAGATCTAAGAGAAAACATTTTGTAAGTTAGCCCAagcaagataaaaaaatatttacttgcTTTACAAAGGATATTATCATCTGTAAACAAGCATCAGCCGCAAGAGCTTCAAGAAGAATTTCAGAAAAGCTTTTGATTCGGCGGTTCTCCTAATATGCTGGATTCTATGGAAGGAGAGAAACGCGCGAATTCTTGtttcaagagaaaaataaCGATTAATGtaaagtagtttttttttctttttctcccccATAGGCTCAAAAACcctttaaataataaatggtAACCCTAATTAACgttaacaaataaacaaaacgtGGCTACCAAGTTTTATCAAATACTTAGTCAAAACCACTTGGATATCTACAACATTATTTGTAAATGGTTGTAATGTTGAACGGTATAATTGTTAGATCGGTGGCAAAAATCAAGATCGGCCTAATAAATTTTGAACACTTCTTGTGAAGGCACGTatgtaaatataaacttttataggtTGGTTATGTAGCTCACAACTTATAATAATAAGACGTGGCTAAACTCTAATTAAcaatggaaaaaaagaaaacatgacTACTAAGTTTTTATCCAATATTCATTCAAACCTCATTCAATGTGTACAACAATTGGTAAAATAGCTGTAACATCGAACACTATTGTTGTCAGAACGGTGGCAAA is a window of Oryza brachyantha chromosome 8, ObraRS2, whole genome shotgun sequence DNA encoding:
- the LOC102703884 gene encoding zinc transporter ZTP29-like; protein product: MDPKVAVALALSLIGGLSTSLGALLAILNCAPNNKTLGMLQGFATGLMLSMSFFDLAYDAVNAIGFLKGNLWFFAGALLFSTIAEVFPEPDCNLADENDKHENKTGNKITGKELMTRHRRRVIFSVIVTAIVAGVSLQNFPVGTAAFLGTTKGFRVGLNLALAIALHYIPEGISVALPAYFATCSKWQAFKLATLSGFAEPLGVIIVAYLFPSNLNPEILEGLLGLVGGVMAFLTLYEMLPLAFEYAGRKDAVKAVFVGMAFMSMSLHFLDISLPKEMSA